ACTTGATGCCAGTATGCGCTTGATGATCCACCACCATCTGGTCTTGGAGGctgatctctccagccctcggGGTATTCATGcttgtaaaaacagaattctccaAATGGGCAGTGACCTAGGCCTCCAGCAAAATACCTGCACGCTTTCTGGCTCATCCCCTCCTTATACTGCTGAACaagtttctccttctcctcttcctcctccacccaaAACTCACTAGGAATGACAAAGCCAGAGGAGACCCTGCACTGTGGGCAGGACTTACTGATCCTGTTCTCAAACTGTGTGGCACTTCTCCACCTGCGGATACACCTAAGACAGTAGGTGTGGTTGCAGCTGAAAAGAATGCCAAAGCGGCGGTCGCTGGGGTCAGCTTTCTCATAGACCACCTCCATGCAGATGCCACACACTTTGTCCATGCTGCGCTGCACAGCAAAAGAGAGTTCCATATCTCTCTCGTGTGCTTCAACGCAGGCCCTTCTATGAGCTTCCTGCTGAGCTGCATCCCAAGGGTGCAAGGCCTGCTGCCCGCACATGTCGCATATTTCTCCATGGGGGTATGCACACCTGTCCCCACGGAGGCATTGTCCCCGGGCAGCATAGCGGCAAAGCGGCAGCGGCATTGGCACTGGCATTGGCACTGGCATTGGCATTGGCACTGGCATCGGCATCCCCATGCCCATAGCCATATGCTCTCTCTCAATTGCCGGGCTCTGCAGAGGAGCCTCGGGACCATGCGGGGGGACCATGCGACCTCGGTAAGGCTGTCCAGGAACAAATTCAATTGCCCCCTCCCAGCCTTCTGCACCCGCTCCCGCTGCAGCACCTGCTGCAAGGCTTGCATTGTCAATCTCGGCTTCAGAGAAGCCCCTTTCAGCAGCTGAGCGAATGCCTGCATTGTCAATCTCAGCTTCAGTGAAGCCCCTTTCAGCAGCCGAGCCAATCAGAGGCAAGGAGCTTGAGGATGCAGCAGGGGGGGCTTCCGCCACTTCCTGAGTCGGGGGCTCCCAGCGAGTGGCCATCTTGGGTCCTCTGTCTGCAGAGGCCCGAGGCTGAGCATCTTGCCCCCCCCTAGATCTCCGCCGCCCAGAAAGGTCGTGAGAGTAGCGACAGTTATCGCCCTCCTTGCACTGCCCATGCAGATAATACCTGCAGAGGATTTGCTTCGTCCAGCTGCCACTGTTGCGCTCCGGACCAGACCGGGCCCCGCCCCCTTCGGCTggcgctggcctcaaactcgccgCGCGCCGGATCGCTGGGCCTGGAGTCACCAGGAGCGGTGCCAGACCCGATGCCTGCTGCAGAGGGGCCGAGCTGACTCCCGCAGAAGCTCCAGCAGCCTCAAACTGAGGAGGGGGGGGAACAGACACACCCTCCCCCCCTTCAGCACCTGCCTCGGCGCCGGCGGCCGCGTGGGCCTCAATGGGAGCTGTAGACTCTTCCATCTTACAGCGTGCCTCTAACACTGTCCAAAAACCCGAATATTATATCTTTTTTGTGCTTGAATTGCGGAGCTGGAGATGGCTCGACCAGCTTCTTCTCGGAGCGAAGTGCATCGATTTTTGTCTTCCCACCTGCTCCCCGTTCCCTGGAAACTTTAGTTCCTACCTGTTTACAGGCAGGCGGACACTTCCGGTTGTAACACCATTCCTAGGGCTTCACCGGAAGTTGCTTCCGCCATGTTTTTCGCGTGCCTGTTTCTGCTTGAGACACTGGGATGGGCTTCTGCCGGCTTTCTAAGTGCGACTCTGAACCCCCCAATCCCCGTTTCCACAGTGTTTCCCCTCAAGGTTGATGTTTTAAACTCTCCAGGTTTCAGTTGTATACATTgcagtttatttgtgtgtgtgtgttaagaaaaCGCTACACACATTGCCTTTACCGTCTGCTGCTTGAACATAAAACATTTcactcacattaaaaattatttttcagtttcttctgtcGTTTGTTTATAGGCTACTAATTTTTAAGATCGGACAGTGTCCCTGCCAAAGCGTTTCTCCTTCAATGCTTGTAGATCTGACAGGATTCTTTGGGTCTTTTTTTCCCTTGAAGGGTTAATTTGCGTGCACTTTAATTAGGAGGGAATCCCCTGCCCCGAGGCTACTCAGAGCCTTTCACTTTCCTGCCTTTGTTACATTCTCCCGGACCCCCAACAATGTAGAAGCCTGGACTTTGCCCAACCCTGATGAAGACTTAATAAGGCAAGGTCTGAGAATGACCCAGGCTTTAACTTTTCTCTGTTGGTTGGATTCGGAGACCCTTTGTTCCCTGCCTTCCTTTTCATCCCATTCTGCTCTACAGAGCTTTTCATAATACCAGCTCCTCTTTGCACCCCAAAGTGTCTCATTTCCATTTCTGCACTGAgccagttctttttctttttcttttcattttgcagATATATACTATTGGgctaataattttatatgtagttCTACACTGCTACATGTACTTACTACAGTGGCATACTAAATTTTATAGTATAGTTTTAcgtgggtttttatttttagtaataatcatgctttcttcctttcctcaccCACTAACTTGAATTAGCAatgcttcaaatattttatttactatttaaaaaaatgaaattatgctcagaaaaataattttattggaaGGAGTCTCACAACCTAAGGTTAAAAAACTCTGAAAGCATATGATATAATCATCCAACTCAAAATATAAGTCTCAACTAAATAAATCCAACAACGATAAAACAAGATAAGAGGAACATAATCAAACAATATAGATAAGGGGGGATGAAGTCAAAGTAAACATGAAATAAGAACAATAGAATAGGCAAAATTTTTCTTGTGTAACTTatgaaggaaaataataaaaggcTCAGATCTCCAGCATCACATACTTCAAAAGAACTGACATTAAGTAATAAGAAACCTCAAAACAATGAGATGTTTTTAGTGCCACTAATTTATAAAAGACCTAAGTAAGAACTAGCAGATGAGAGTGGGGAAAAGATTTGAATATGAAACTTGAAACTTTCATTAAATGgtcataaatagatagatagatagatagatagatagatagatagattagtaaaaatatcagaaacaaaaataaagatcTATTAGGTATGTTCTACATATGCTTAAGAAAATTTTGatatgaggtattttaaaatgtggACTCTGAAATGAACATAAAGGTTGAAAAGCTTATATTGTTTTAAAGTGCCCACTTGTACAATAGagggaaaaaagcaaaagaaaagaaaaggaataagactTGTTAGAAGCAGAAAGTAATTAGTTCATTAACAGGCAAAAATGCTATTTGTATATAGAAAACTCATCTGCTTTGTATGCATATTTATCAAGTTTGATGTCCAAAAATTCAATAAGAAAAGAACAATTTGTGTCTCATGTATACAGGGATAAATGATACTTAAACATTTGAAGTGGATTGAATTTGTGGCAATTAAGGTTTTTTATTCTGTGAACTTCATTGTAATCAACTGAAACTCATTTTTACTTAAACATAATAGGTGCTCCATGATCAACATGCAATATTTTTGAAGGAAAACTTGTTTGATCATCATTCTTTCAGTTTTCATTGTGAACTAAGGAACTTTTGGTTGTCGATTTCTCCTTCACATAGTcattatgatgtttttatttgtatgataGCTTTGACAAAGTTCAAAGAGACATTTGAACTGTCTAGAATATGCTTTCTCTTTGGGCTTAACACCCTGActgatttttaaagacaaaaaagcTTAGAGTATAATTCCTAGCCTTACATACCAAACTACCTACCATTCATAAATGAAAGAATTTTGAATATTTGTAGATCTCAAACTTATTTGATCAATGGTGATTTATTATGAGCACTCCATATAAATTAcactgaaccttttttttttatacagtatCCAAAACCTCTgtgaaaaatgaaaggtttgtttTTAAGCTTAGTGGCCTCCTTTGGCTTTTGAAGAATTGAAATGTAGCTCAATATGACTAAGActtcagttttaattttaaattatagtgATAATTCAGACAGCCACCTTATACTAACACTGACTATATTAAACAGTTAACTTCAGTGTTGACTCTGACCACAGTGTCTCCTCAAACTTTAAAAACTGAGAACTGAGAAAAATGTTTCTAATATTCTCAAGGCTTTGCTGCTAGGATTGGATGATAAGTGATTTTGAATCTCTATCTGTTTGGCTGCCTGCCCTGGGTAGTTGTGTTCTCTACCTCATAGTGACTATACTTATAAACCTGGTATTCAGTAATACTATATTACGAATTAACATCCCCTACTACTTTAAAAATTCCACAGTAGACCAATAACTGCATATACTGGTTAGGGTGCGTTGAGAGAAACAGACAGCTATTTTATATATTGTCCAATGTAGAAGACTCAGAGTGTTCTCTCTAATGATCGAAAccatattattttctttcccttctgtgtatcccccatcccttctttctttttactttcagCTTTGATATATTGACACAATTTTTGGAAACATACCTTTGATTGATTCTTCAGTTACTTGATGCAGAAGAACTTCCTTTTTCTCAGCAAAATCCAGGAGATCTTAGGGCTTGAGACCTCAATGAAGGGTCTCCCAATGTCCAGCAATAGAGGATGCAAGTAGAGCCAGGAGAAGCACAGTTCTAAAGCAGACTGTGTAAAGTACCATGTTGCCATGGTACAGACTCACAGGGGCAAAGGTGGAGGTTGAAGGCACTGCACAAGAGAGGGAAAATGTGGACAGCTTGACAAATAGCTCCAGAGACTGGAGACTGGACGGTGGGGCTGTATAGAAAAAGCAGCTGgtgttatgtctttcttttcaagCCGCAGGGCTGCTAAGCCTACCCCCACACGTTCAACATGTCCACAGTTAAAACGAACACAATAGTCCCAAAGCAAGTTCTTTCACTACTGCTGTGCTTCCCAACTACTGTTTTAGCAGTACTGGACAGGCAGCTGGGGACAGGGATTAAATGTCTACATAAGCCTATGGTTTCATGTCCTCCAGTAGCTAACAGGCATGCTTGCTTGTGTCATAAGTGTTAATTTTACATTTGTATGATGTTTGATCAGCAACAGGACTATTAATTCCTTTTGTTTGTAGAATCTATATCTGATGGCCCTGAGTGAATTACTGAAACAGTtgtgcatacctataatcctagtgCTAAACAGTGGAAATGAGAGGATTCCCATGATTTTTAGGACAGCCCTAGTCTGGAATTCAtagtaaaaaaaatctaaataatgtCTAGCTAACAAGTATACTGAAAGTATTAAACGCTTATTTGAAaatgtaatgatttttaaaatattcatcctAGAGCCAATGTTTAAGggatgtatattttctttactttactATGGAGAAAATAGTCTGATTAAACTCTATCATTCTTAGTCCCCATTTCCCACTAGATTCATGCAGCAGCAATATTTTGGTAGGGTCGATGAAAATTTCCAGGATATTAACTTTTGAATGAATGTTATCTCATATCTACAGACTAATGTATTTTTCCCTTGAATATTTAAAGGCCAGTCATATGTAATTCTAGTCCAAAAGACCAGACATAAGCACATTTCTGCATGCAGGAgggtatttctttctctctttccatgaCAGCCATGGTGTTATGATTGGAATAAGAAGGGAAATTAGTGGTGGCTCATGGGAGGCAATTTGTAGAATTCATGTCTGATGACCCTGAGTGAACTgctgaataaaaaaaatcatttctaaacTTTTCAATCAATATCCtttatgtatttctgtgtgtgcttgtgtgcctttgtgtccgtgtgtgtccgtgtgtgtgtgtgtgtgtgtgtgtgtgtgttctgacatAGATCACATTATATTTCAAAGGTTAAGCTATGGTGTCTGCCATCAACTTCTACTACATTTGAGACGAGATCCTTTTGTTGTCTGTTCTTGGGTTTTACAGTCTATGGCCTATCATTTTTCTGGGGAAGGCTCCTGTCTCTACCCCTATCTAATAATAGGAGCCCTGTGCCTACAGACAGGTATCTATCATGCTAGGCCTTTGAACATAGTTATGTgaacttgaacctgggtccttatACATATAGAAAGTAAGgtatttatccactgagccatgatCCCatactttaaaatgtcttttaatttCAACATATATCTAGAAAAGGTTCAGATAATACTGTACCCACTTGCTTTTAAGATCAGTAAAGTCACATCATTATAAAAAAACAATACACTGATTTTCCATAGCATAGTAAATAttaatttcattaaatttttggaggctttttgtgatttttatgaaatatattttagcGCAGACTTAAGCATATGTATTAGCATGAAGAAGTGCTCAGAAGAAATAAGGCCCATCTAAAGACATATGTTTGGGCTTCTCAGAGACTAGTTGCTTATGCTGTTCTACACATATCAAATTAAGCTTCATTTACATGTTTGAGGGTCATAAAATTATCACAATATTATTAAACTTCAGCTTAAAAGACCAGCGTCTATATGACTATTTCCTGCGATAATTGTGGAATGACCTTGTCTCTTGAATCTTTTAGCTCCAGTTTTGATTAACTATTTCTATTAACTGGGGTATATCAACCCAGAATATGGCTTTTGTGCTTAAAAAAATCCACCCTGGGAAAGTTACAATGAGATCCCAAATACCCACTTTAGTTTTCTAAACTTTTCAATCAATATCTcttatgtatttctgtgtgtgcttgtagTTTCTGGCCAGATAATAAAGGCTTTCAATTGCCTTAAACCTATTTCTTACTTGTCTTCTATTGTGGATActtcatattttaaacaaaaggctactaaaataaaaaatgctaaattaaattaaaagatctttaaaatacatttatttaagtatttatttatttatgctgagGGTAGGGGGTACTATTGTCTAGCCTAAGATGATGCTGGACTCattatcctcctgtctccacttcttaAATGGTTGGATTACTGATTTGGGCTAATACTCTGAGCTTTAGCCATTTTTAAGTTTACTCAGATCCCCATATATAATTCTAAATTCCAACAAGAATGAAAGCCTTTAAAATATTGTTAATTGGTATGTAGTggaaaatatttgcatataagTTTTATTATGTGGCACAAATCCAAACAATGTcctttttattcaatattattatttcaaaagatAAGTTTTATTTTGCACATCTGTACTTTATTAAACAATAACTAGTTGCTTATGCTAATAAGACTCCGTGTGCTTTTGACTCTATGGCAGTAGTCTGTGTGGACCCTGCACCAGGCAGACTTGCACCTCTCTACTGGATCCTTTCTCCTTCCAGGGGATTTCGATCACTCTTCTATTTTCAAATGGAATTATTGCTATCACAAATTTTAAGATAAACTATGCATTTACAATTGGATTAAATTATTGGATTTTATTTCAATTATATGTCTGTGGACTTTATTTACCACACACTCAAGTACATTAAAAATGCACAAGACATTATTTaggtattgtctttatttaccttttattttctttcctgtttctagatttttttttcttttcccctcttgAACTAGCCATCTGACCATACATGTTATTTCTGTTTCTGACAAAGAAAAAGTAGTGAGGTTGGAGACGACTTGCTTGTATAAAGGCACAGTCTGGACATATGAAACACTAGGGGTATAAAATTTCATATCtgaacatttccatttttttttagatttcaagTCAATGTATTTGTGAATTTTTTCCTGTTAATAGATTTTTTTGCCTCACAGAAAAATTTACACTACATAATCTAACCTCCCACAAATATGgtttttatacttttgttttgaAGTCTTCATGCATTCTCTGAGAATTCAACTCAATGCCTTTGGATTATATTCATCTCCTTTCCCAGCTTCTCCCAAGTGTCGCCTCTTCAAAACTCACACAGCTCTTTGGGGCCTctttggcttttgtttctttttatatcaaTTAAATACAGTTTGTTGTGCCCATGTATCTTGCATTCTGCAAGGTGACCATGACTGAAATTCCAGGGCCTTGCTGCTGTGTGTAGACAAAGCATGTTGAGATAAGATCTCCTGAAGCTCTCAGATTTTCTAGAATAATCTGTATAGTTACTTACCTCAAACCAATATGCAGTTCCCATAATTTcagtaaatatgaaaaaaattacatggtAATAAAAAGACATTCACTCACTAATATCTTAAGAGTTTCACCATGAATATCTATTAATTTAACAAAATGTGGAGTCCCtgagaatttatatttttttgtatttctctCTGACTATGTTACCATAATCAATAATGACTTCAAGTGTTCAGATTGTCTCACTATCTTAAACCACTGCAATGATGCCCTGTTCTATCTTGCCATTTTGCACATGGCTGTATGACacttttctctttgtgtttttttatttaaattttaatccccctttcatttttcacatttttggATTTTACTTTTGGGAACATGTAGTTCATTGGATGTTGACTTAGTTCCTCCACAAAGAAAACTGCTATTAAATTTGCATCTGCATTTGTATaacttaaaatatactttttcttACTACACACTTGTTATTCCGTGAATCTTTTGCTGATGTACATCAATTTATGAGCATAGTtctatacatttttctttataataaaataaaattgactgTGAAAGACTATGGTCCTAGGATATTTTTTAAGGCTTTTAGTTTAAATTATCCTTACTTACTAGTTAGATGTAGACTGATGTCATCTACCTATTATTTACTTAGGATTTTTGAGATATTCAAGTTTCTGGGTTTTTCTAAATATGCATAATTCTATAGAAATAATGTGGAATATCAGTTTTACtccttttatacatttatttatccatatgtgtatgggtgttttccctgcatgtgtatctgtgcaccataTAATTACAAtgaacatggaggccagaaaagagcatcaaatcccctggGACTTGAGGGACAGATGGTTGGGATCAGCCATTCAGGTTACTGGGATCCTACCTGGGTCatcagggagagcagccagttATCTTCATCATTAAGCCATCTCTTCTTCAGTCACCCCTATCTCATTCTGGATTTTAGATTACAGTCACCTTTTCCCAACGAGTCTCATCAAGCTATATGATTCTACTGTGTGCCGTAAGAAATCACTCTGTGCctgctcttgttttcttttgttacatTGAGTTCTGACTTATTGCAATGTTCTTCACATAGTTCTTTCTAGCAAAGTTTACTATCGTGTTCTGTGATTACCTGAATTGAGTGAGTGTATCAGGAAAAATCAGAAGCCAGGTGTGGAAGATTGTGGCTGTAATTCTTATTTTGCATTCCAAACAATAGGGTAGTAGGATCATTATGGTCTGGAGTCTGAATTAAACAGGGAGTTTCAGAAAACCATAGGCTACAGAGTGATGTCCGGTTTCCAAAAAGTACCAGAACTCCTCCATATATATTGATTAGTGGGAGTCTGCCTTGTCCTATAAGTATCTCTTTATAGCAGAAATTGAACAAATAGCAACTTCATTGTTAATCAAATCTTATTTCTAACTTGTAGTTTTCTTATACCTGTGTGTAATTTTGAAATAGTGTCATTAATTTCgagtatttgcttttgttttgcatGTTGCTAGTTTTCTGTCTCAATTTTAAACTCGAATAAGAATATATTCATAGTGATTGCGATTCATATAAAACATGAGACATATTCAGTCGCAGTACCTCACAAATTTCCTCATACATAATTCCCACATTTTGGATTGAAGGGAGCACTGTTTTCTTATCGTAGTAAATGCATCAGACTTTTTAACGCTTTTAATTTCTTTGCGAGTCCATCACTTACATGTGCGCCCTCCAGTGGTTACATGTATTAGTGCATGCTCCCACGTTTCAGAACAAAACACAGTTGCTTCATATTAACTGCCTAAATATTTACATGAGGGAAGAAATACGGAATTTACAAaaggaattttcttcttttaagatgaCATGCAGACTATACcccaaaattaaaatttcaagtaAATACTATCCTTTAACTCTTTGGCCCCAACATAATTTGTATGTTTGGAAGAGTTTCTCAGATCCTCTTCCAAAATGTAAGACAGAATTTAGGcttcatcattattttttttattgttattgtacaAAGAAAGTTTCACTCACAATCCCAGTGTGTTTTAGATCCTGCTATCCTCAAAATCATGACCTTCCAGTCTCAATGTGTAGTTTAGTGGAGTTGCATGAAGCTAACAATATAATCTTTGAGAGCCTCCCCAGCATACTGTATATATTGTGAAAAATTCGCAATCTTCCTTATAAATGTGTATATCTTTGGAAATGCTACAGTTTTTATTTCCAATGCAACTGAAAACACTCTATACTTTTCTTTGTGAGTCCCTCTTTTAACTCGTAGGTGACTTTATTGCATATTTTTTGTCTATAAAACTATTGCATTCATGTTTGACATGTTCTAAATCCTTTATACACTCTGATCACAAATGTGTCTGTCTATATCACTGTTTTAGCAATAAACCTTTGTTACATGTAGCATGCCCAGATCTGGCTAAGCAACACAGAACAAACTCAATGGTGTTTttgtacaattttattttaacttgctTTGTTTAGGGGTATTAATTTGGCTTATTGACATTTTGcttgtatatttaattttttattggttcatgtgtatgagtgttttgttttcttgttacttttgatgagagagatacagagaaaccacacatgagagagagagggagagagagagagagagagagagagagagagagagagagagagagaacttgggtTAATGGAGAGGTGAAGAAAATCTGGGAGAAAGTACAGAATGATAAATCATGTTCAaaacatattacatgaaaaatttCAATAACAAATGGCAATTattgcagtttttaaaaatttgggaGGAAAAGATGATTAGAGATAGGTAGATATGAGAGGAGTTGGGAGCAGTGTGCCAAATATAAGCAAAACACAGTGTATAATAGTCTGAAAAAAGTaatagaaatgagaaaataaataaatgatcctGTTGCCATAGCAGATGCATTTATGTCCCTTCACATTTGATTACTTTTTGATCTTATGAAAGATTAACAGATGTTATAATATTTATTAACCACAATCTCTATAATTTAGAAGTTTATTAGAGCAAAACACTCAGTTTTAGCTGGAAAGCAGGCAGGTTGTTTATTACGTAGGAATTCATACACTTAGTATGGCTGAAGCTATGTGCCCATACATCATAATTCATTTCTGATATTTGACTTCTAATAATTGTTAAGTCTCATTATTACGGTATCCGTCCATCTAGAGCCTTAACAAGAGAACCAGCAAGCTTCTTCCTTTGAATTTGAGAAATTCAAGCCAAGCACAGGAATCCTCAAATCAGCCTAAACTGTGGCAAATTTACTAACGTCAAGCTAATCCCCTTTCCTTCTTGATTCACTCCATTCCCAATGCACAGTGTTATTCCTCTGTGAACCCCATACTTTCAAAGCTCCCCCTTTCTACAGGGATTTATCATGATTTTCTAGATAAGAGGCTTGTGGCTATTTTACAGTGCTTATTGGAGTTACAAATAGGTAGACTTTTGTAACTAGTTGAAAAAAATCAGGCTCTTCTACCCCCAAGAATCTTCCTATGTGTCACCAAGAAGAAATGTAGACATTTGTGGTTGTTGCTGGGTTTGTTAGTTTGCTTTTCATCTGAGACAGTCACTTGTTAGTTGCTATTGACCTTGAACTGTTGTCCTTCCATTGCAATATGCTAAGTTCTGAGATTCCTAACATGAGACATAAAGACGTGGTATCTATTTCCTTACTTGCAAACTCATTTTTGGTGTAATACTTTTCACAATAGTCAAGTTATAGAATTAGCCTAGATGTGTATGATAGGTAATCTTAACTGCTATCCTGATTTTGAGCTATTTAGGGTTTACACTTGTAGGTATGTCTTTGAGGATAATTCCAGAGTTTAATAAGGATGGGAGGTCTTTATTGAATGGCATCACATCATAGGCTTCAGTCTTGGCCCAAGTGAAAAAGAACCAAAGAACTATAACAGAGGAGGGGGACTCCCCTTCTCAAGCTTCCTGGTTGGTGCCATGAGGTAAACCTGTCCCAACATCATGTCTTTCTTGCCGTATTATACTATATTCTTCTGAAACAGGAGCCAACATAAATTCTTCTTCTAAGGTTTTATAACTTATACTGATAATCTAAACACCTTAGAAGCTGAGGCAAAATGGTCTCCACTACTTGGAAGCCATTTGGAAGAGATcacaaattccaggacagactgGGCTACACAAAATGGCTGTatttaggtaaaaaaaaaaaagagttaatgtATGATTTTTGTTGACATTGTTTTATCTGTGTTTATGATAGGCTAtttctatgtagctttggcttcCATGGAACTTACTATTGAGCCGAGACTGTTCTTGAACTCCTAGGGGATTATCTTCCTTCTGActgccaagtgctgagatttaagaTCTGTACCTTTATACTCCACTATTATTTGGCTATATATCAAAGTATTAAAGCAACCATTTAATGACCTATCACAGATTAGCTCATCTCTCAGTCCTTATCAAAAAAGATATTTTGTGCAGTACATGGTGATAAGCATATAGACCAAAAATGGTCAGGATGCAAATGAGAGACTATAGCATGCTTATTCTTAGATGTGGCATTCGTATTGCACCGCCTTCTCATAAGGGACAAACATGCTCCAAACGATATAAATCAAAACCTGTCTAATTTCCTAAGAAGCAACCTGCTTCATGACAAGCATCACCCAGTCAGTAGATTGAGACTCCTCACTCCATTAAGTATTTTTGAGTTTCTCTTCTCCAGATTTATACTACAATGTTACACTTAGAAACGGCTTATTTAATATCTCGTTAATTTCTATGTGAATTGTGAACTCTACGTACAATGAAACATATAGTTATTATAAAATGTGTGGTTCATTAGTGAAAAGGAGCCATCCCATTGCTAGTTGGCATCTCTATCAGGAATGAATGCTGTCTTATGTCAAAGCATCAAGGGATGGGTAGCACAAATGAGCTGTGTACAGCTGCTGCCTTGACAACTGCATGAAACAAAGCTTGACTTGTCATCCATCCTACCTAAGTATTTCTCTTGGAATATGTGTATTTCTGATAAGCCTGCTTGTTCTTCAGACTATTGAACCAAACTCAGCGACCACCCCATATTTTCACTGTGATAAAAATTGACGATCAAAGTCAGGGGCTTGAGTAAAATTGAGTTCTCTTTTCCAGCCAGACACacttaataccagcacttgggatggagagatgggcaTGGatgtgtgaatttgaggccagcatgttatatagcaagtttcaggctagaCAAATATACAGA
This Mus musculus strain C57BL/6J chromosome 7, GRCm38.p6 C57BL/6J DNA region includes the following protein-coding sequences:
- the Mkrn3 gene encoding probable E3 ubiquitin-protein ligase makorin-3; protein product: MEESTAPIEAHAAAGAEAGAEGGEGVSVPPPPQFEAAGASAGVSSAPLQQASGLAPLLVTPGPAIRRAASLRPAPAEGGGARSGPERNSGSWTKQILCRYYLHGQCKEGDNCRYSHDLSGRRRSRGGQDAQPRASADRGPKMATRWEPPTQEVAEAPPAASSSSLPLIGSAAERGFTEAEIDNAGIRSAAERGFSEAEIDNASLAAGAAAGAGAEGWEGAIEFVPGQPYRGRMVPPHGPEAPLQSPAIEREHMAMGMGMPMPVPMPMPVPMPVPMPLPLCRYAARGQCLRGDRCAYPHGEICDMCGQQALHPWDAAQQEAHRRACVEAHERDMELSFAVQRSMDKVCGICMEVVYEKADPSDRRFGILFSCNHTYCLRCIRRWRSATQFENRISKSCPQCRVSSGFVIPSEFWVEEEEEKEKLVQQYKEGMSQKACRYFAGGLGHCPFGEFCFYKHEYPEGWRDQPPRPDGGGSSSAYWHQVLEPVQLREGNVLFKSRKKEHSVLRLANQLLKKLLCLRGSSSFSDDRWLLLQYQLEEYFSLNL